DNA from Stenotrophomonas acidaminiphila:
TCCCATTCGGTCGGATACGGGAAGATCGCGAAGCGCGGATGGCCGCGGCCCTTGTGCAGGCGCCGCACCGGGGCGATGGCGATGCGCGCGTCCAGCGCCATCACCCCGTCGCGGTCGGCCAGCAGCGGGTTGAGGTCCAGGCCGCGGATCTCGGGGATGTCGGCGGCCAGCTGCGCCAGCTTGACCAGCACCAGCGCCACCGCGCGTTCGTCGGCGGCCGGCACGTCGCCGTAGGCCTTGAGGATGCGCGAGACCCGGGTGCGGCCGATCACCTCGTGCGCCAGGCGCAGGTCCAGCGGCGGCAGCGCCAGGGTCTTGTCGTCGATCACTTCCACCGCGGTGCCGCCGCGGCCGAACACCAGCACCGGCCCGAACACCGGGTCGTCGGCGATGCCGGCGATCAGCTCGCGCGCCTTGGGCCGCACCAGGGTCTGCTGCAGCAGCACGCCCTCGATGCGCGCCTGCGGGCGCAGTTCGCGCGCGCGCTGCAGGATCGAGGTCGCCGCCACGTGCACCGCCTGCAGCGTGCCCAGGTTCAGGCGCACGCCATCGACGTCGGACTTGTGCGGGATGTCCGGCGACAGCACCTTGACCGCCACGGTCGCGCCGCGCTCGAGCAGCGGCTGCGCCAGCTCCATCGCCTCATGCGCGTCGCGCGCGACCATCACCGCCAGCGACGGGATGCCATAGGCCTGCAGCAGCGCGTGCGTGGCCACCGGGTCCAGCCACTGCTGGCCGCGCGCCAGCGCCGACTCCACCAGCGCGCGCGCGGCCGCCACGTCCACCACGAAATCGGCCGGCAGGCTGGGCGGCGTCTCCATCAGCGCCGCCTGCGCCTGGCGGTAACGCACCAGGTGCTGGAACCCGCGCACCGCCTCGGCCTCGCTGGGATAGGTGGGCACCCGCGCGGTATTGAGCGTGGCGGTGGCCTGCTCGTCGTTGCCCAGCCACACCGCGAACACCGGCTTGTCGCGCAGCTGCCGCGAGCGCAGCCCGAGGGTGCGGGTCAATGCCTGCGCCGCATCGGCCGACGAGGTGAACGCGGTGGGCACGTTGACCACCAGCAGCGCGTCGTTGGCCTCGTCGGCCAGCAGCGCCTCCACCGCCGCGGCGTAACGGTCGCCGCCGGCATCGACGATGATGTCCACCGGGTTGTCGCGCGACCAGCCCTGCGGCAGCGCCTGGTCCAGGTGCGCCACGGTCGCCGGCGACAACGCCGCCAGGGTGCCGCCCAGGGCCTGCAGCTGGTCCACCGCCAGCCGGCCGATGCCGCCGCCGTTGCTGAGGATCGCCAGCCGGTTGCCCGGAAACGTGCCGAGCCGGCCCAGGGTCTCGGCGGCGGTGAACAGTTCGTCGAGCGCGTTCACCCGCAGCAGGCCGGCGCGGTTGAACGCCGCCCCGTACACCGCATCGGATGCGGCCAGGGTCTGCGCGTGGGTCTCGGCGCGCGCCCCGGCGCTGCGCGGCTGGCGCCCGGACTTGACCACCACCACCGGCTTGGCGCGCGCCGCCGCGCGCGCGGCCGACATGAATTTGCGGGCGTCGCTGATCTGGTCGACGTAGAGCAGGATCGCGCGGGTGCGGTAGTCGGCGGCGAAGTAGTCGAGCAGGTCGCCGAAATCCACGTCCAGCGCGTCGCCCAGCGACACCACCGCCGAGAACCCGATCGAGCGTGCCACGCCCCACTCCACCAGCGCGGCGGCGATCGCGCTGGATTCGGAGATCAGCGCCAGGTCGCCGGCCTGCGGGGTGTGCGCAGCGATGGAGGCGTTGAGCCGCGCGTGCGGCGCGATCACCCCCAGGCAGTGCGGGCCGAGGATGCGCATGCCCTTCGGCCGCGCCGCCGCTTCCACCTGCGCGGCCAGCGAGCCGGGGCCGCGGCCGAGCCCGGCGGTGAGGATGATGGCCGCGGCCACCCCCAGCCCGGCGGCGGCGGCCACCACCTGCGGCACCATCGCCGCCGGCGTGGTCACCACCACCAGGTCCGGTATCCACGGCAGGTCCTTGAGCCGCTTGACCGTGCGCATGCCGTCGATCTCGGCGTGGCGCGGGTTGACCCAGCCGATCTGCCCGGCGAAGCCGCCCGCGCGCAGGTTGCGCACCACCGCGCGCCCGGCCGAGCGCTCGCGCGGGCTGCCGCCGACCACGGCCACGGAACGGGGACGGAACACGGTCTGCAGGTGGTAGGTGCTCATCGCGATGCCGGCAACGGGAACGCGTTCAAAGGTACACGCGTCGCGGTACCCGCGGCATGAGCACGATCAAGCGGCACGGTGCCCTGCGCACCCGTCGCGACGGCTGGCGGCGGGGCACGCCGGGCCGTGCCGGCCTGGCGCACCGCGCCCCACGGGCGGCCATCCGCGGCGCGTGATGCCGGTGGGCAGCGCCTGGCGCCACCCGGGCGACGGCACCGGAGCCCTGCCCCGCGCCTGCCGTGGCAGCGCCGGCGGCGCCGACGCCGGCCACGTGCCGCGTGCGTGCCAACCGGCCCTCGCCCGCTACAGCAGCGTTCCGCCGAGGATCATCGCCGCGATGCTGAAGTAGATGACCAGCCCGGTGACGTCGACCAGGGTGGCCACGAACGGCGCCGACGCACTGGCCGGGTCGAAGCCCAGCCGCTTGAGCACGAACGGCAGCATCGACCCGGACAGCGAGCCGAAGGTGACGATGCCCACCAGCGCCGCGCCGATGGTCAGCGCCAGCAGCTTCCAGTGCGCGCCGTAGTCGTGCAGGCCGGTCAGTTGCCAGATGCTGATGCGGGCGATGGCCAGCAGGCCGAGGATGCCGCCGAGCACCGCGCCGGTCGGCAGTTCGCGCAGCGCCACCTTCCACCAGTCGCGCAGGCGCAGCTCATGCAGCGCCAGCGAGCGGATCAGCAGCGAGGTCGCCTGCGAACCCGAGTTGCCGCCCGAACTCATGATCAGCGGGATGAACAGGGTCAGCACCACCGCGCGCGCCAGTTCGTCCTCGTAGTGCTGCATGGCGCTGGCGGTGAGCATTTCGCCCAGGAACAGCACGCTCAGCCAGCCGGCGCGCTTGCGGATCATGTCGAAGAACCCGATCTGCATGTATGGCCGGTCCAGCGCCTCGACGCCACCGAACTTGTGCACGTCCTCGGTGGATTCGTCGATCAGCGCGTCGAGGATGTCGTCCACGGTGACGATGCCCAGCATGCGCCGCT
Protein-coding regions in this window:
- a CDS encoding GNAT family N-acetyltransferase, translated to MSTYHLQTVFRPRSVAVVGGSPRERSAGRAVVRNLRAGGFAGQIGWVNPRHAEIDGMRTVKRLKDLPWIPDLVVVTTPAAMVPQVVAAAAGLGVAAAIILTAGLGRGPGSLAAQVEAAARPKGMRILGPHCLGVIAPHARLNASIAAHTPQAGDLALISESSAIAAALVEWGVARSIGFSAVVSLGDALDVDFGDLLDYFAADYRTRAILLYVDQISDARKFMSAARAAARAKPVVVVKSGRQPRSAGARAETHAQTLAASDAVYGAAFNRAGLLRVNALDELFTAAETLGRLGTFPGNRLAILSNGGGIGRLAVDQLQALGGTLAALSPATVAHLDQALPQGWSRDNPVDIIVDAGGDRYAAAVEALLADEANDALLVVNVPTAFTSSADAAQALTRTLGLRSRQLRDKPVFAVWLGNDEQATATLNTARVPTYPSEAEAVRGFQHLVRYRQAQAALMETPPSLPADFVVDVAAARALVESALARGQQWLDPVATHALLQAYGIPSLAVMVARDAHEAMELAQPLLERGATVAVKVLSPDIPHKSDVDGVRLNLGTLQAVHVAATSILQRARELRPQARIEGVLLQQTLVRPKARELIAGIADDPVFGPVLVFGRGGTAVEVIDDKTLALPPLDLRLAHEVIGRTRVSRILKAYGDVPAADERAVALVLVKLAQLAADIPEIRGLDLNPLLADRDGVMALDARIAIAPVRRLHKGRGHPRFAIFPYPTEWERNIELSDGARAFVRPVRPEDDALFRAFFARVTDDDLRLRFFQSVKHFSHEFIARLTQLDYARSIALVAIDPKSGDMLGAVRLHADADYDRGEYGILIRSDLKGHGIGWKLMQIMIEYAGWQGLNVVEGQVLRENSTMLAMCRTLGFKVKPDPDDPAIMNVTLPVHSTGDGTG